A DNA window from Micromonospora inyonensis contains the following coding sequences:
- the ggt gene encoding gamma-glutamyltransferase has product MRIRRGFSLVTLTICALVVNPAGTAVAAGDGAASLAAEATAAPPTATGYGGAVSTVDAEATRAGLEVLRRGGNAVDAAVAAAATLGVTEPFSAGIGGGGFFVYYDAKSGRVSTLDGREAAPASADERLFVNPDTGAAYAFDEARISGLSVGTPGTLATWREALRRWGTHSLADSLQPAIGVARDGFVVDSTFQSQVNDDKAAFAQFTSTRELYLPGGQAPAVGSVFRNRDLADTYAAIARDGIDAFYTGPIARDIVRTVQQPPVAADPSQPWAYPIRPGSLSLRDLAAYRVRTPMPTHSQYRGLDVYGMPAPSSGGTTVGEALNILEKVDLGGLDRTQALHHYLEASALAFADRNRYIGDGMLPWVQRQLLTDGFAAERACRIDPARAATKPVPPGVPDHRYGGCVATTGGAFDSYENHTTNLTVADRWGNVVEYTLTIEATGGNAMVVPGRGFLLNNELTDFNFVPTQGDAPDPNLPGPGKRPRSSMSPTIVLADGKPFLAVGSPGGSTIITTVLQILIGRIDLGMSLPQAIAAPRATQRNTATVTAEPAFSSSPEGQALAVLGHRYTPSAEIGAATGIEFLGGGRLLAAAEPARRGGGAAAVVWG; this is encoded by the coding sequence ATGCGGATCCGACGAGGATTCTCGCTGGTCACACTCACCATCTGCGCGCTGGTCGTCAATCCGGCCGGCACCGCCGTAGCCGCCGGCGACGGCGCGGCCAGCCTGGCGGCCGAGGCCACCGCCGCGCCCCCCACCGCCACCGGTTACGGCGGCGCGGTGTCCACCGTGGATGCCGAGGCCACTCGGGCCGGCCTGGAGGTGCTGCGCCGCGGCGGCAACGCGGTCGACGCCGCGGTGGCGGCGGCGGCCACGCTCGGCGTCACCGAACCGTTCTCGGCCGGCATCGGCGGCGGTGGCTTCTTCGTCTACTACGACGCGAAATCCGGTCGGGTGTCCACGTTGGACGGCCGGGAAGCCGCGCCGGCCAGCGCGGACGAGCGGTTGTTCGTCAACCCGGACACCGGTGCGGCGTACGCGTTCGACGAAGCGCGGATCAGCGGCCTCTCCGTAGGTACGCCGGGCACCCTGGCCACGTGGCGGGAGGCGCTGCGCCGGTGGGGCACCCACTCGCTCGCCGATTCGCTGCAGCCGGCGATCGGTGTGGCCCGCGACGGCTTCGTGGTGGATTCGACGTTCCAGAGCCAGGTCAACGACGACAAGGCCGCGTTCGCCCAGTTCACCTCGACGCGGGAGCTGTACCTGCCGGGTGGGCAGGCACCGGCGGTCGGCAGCGTGTTCCGCAACCGCGACCTCGCGGACACGTACGCCGCCATCGCCCGGGACGGCATCGACGCCTTCTACACGGGGCCGATCGCCCGGGACATCGTCCGTACCGTGCAGCAGCCGCCGGTCGCCGCCGACCCGAGCCAGCCGTGGGCGTACCCGATCCGGCCCGGTTCGCTGAGCCTGCGCGACCTGGCGGCCTACCGGGTGCGGACGCCGATGCCGACCCATTCGCAGTATCGCGGTCTGGACGTGTACGGCATGCCGGCGCCATCGAGCGGAGGCACCACGGTCGGTGAGGCGCTCAACATCCTGGAAAAGGTCGACCTGGGCGGGCTGGACCGGACCCAGGCGCTGCACCATTACCTGGAGGCGAGCGCACTCGCGTTCGCCGACCGCAACCGTTACATCGGCGACGGTATGCTGCCCTGGGTGCAGCGGCAGCTGCTCACCGACGGCTTCGCAGCCGAGCGGGCCTGCCGGATCGACCCCGCCCGGGCCGCTACCAAGCCGGTGCCGCCGGGCGTGCCGGACCATCGGTACGGCGGCTGCGTGGCCACCACCGGCGGTGCATTCGACTCGTACGAGAACCACACGACGAACCTGACCGTCGCCGACCGCTGGGGCAACGTGGTCGAGTACACGCTGACCATCGAGGCGACCGGGGGCAACGCCATGGTGGTGCCGGGCCGGGGTTTCCTGCTGAACAACGAGCTGACCGACTTCAACTTCGTGCCGACGCAGGGCGACGCCCCGGATCCCAACCTGCCGGGGCCGGGCAAGCGACCGCGCAGTTCGATGTCGCCGACCATCGTGCTGGCCGACGGGAAGCCCTTCCTCGCCGTCGGTTCGCCGGGCGGCTCGACGATCATCACCACCGTGCTGCAGATCCTGATCGGCCGGATCGACCTGGGAATGTCCCTGCCGCAGGCGATTGCCGCGCCGCGGGCCACCCAGCGCAACACGGCCACCGTGACCGCGGAACCGGCGTTCAGCAGCTCGCCGGAGGGTCAGGCGCTGGCCGTCCTGGGCCACCGGTACACACCCAGCGCCGAGATCGGCGCGGCCACCGGCATTGAGTTTCTCGGCGGCGGCCGGTTGCTGGCGGCGGCCGAGCCGGCCCGCCGGGGCGGCGGCGCCGCAGCCGTGGTGTGGGGCTGA
- a CDS encoding class I SAM-dependent methyltransferase has protein sequence MSEISEAFVRLHARLGPVAFVPEVRLHQADEPIGLWELTEGEFRSAQPPPFWAFAWAGGQALARYVLDHPETVAGRRVLDLASGSGLVAVAAARAGAAAVRAVEIDERAVAAVALNAEANGVRVDAELGDVLDDPDAGTAEVLLAGDVFYSEAMANRMLRFLLRATRAGTRVLVGDPGRAFLPRDRFTELAGYDVPVPPALESVRVRHTTVWELRPGRPRADG, from the coding sequence GTGTCCGAGATCTCCGAGGCCTTCGTCCGGTTGCACGCCCGACTGGGCCCCGTCGCCTTCGTTCCCGAGGTGCGGCTGCACCAGGCCGACGAACCGATCGGGCTCTGGGAGCTGACCGAGGGCGAGTTCCGCAGCGCGCAGCCGCCGCCGTTCTGGGCCTTCGCCTGGGCCGGCGGTCAGGCCCTGGCCCGGTACGTCCTCGACCACCCGGAGACCGTCGCCGGCCGCCGGGTGCTCGACCTCGCCTCCGGCTCCGGCCTGGTCGCGGTCGCCGCCGCCCGCGCCGGGGCCGCCGCCGTCCGCGCGGTGGAGATCGACGAGCGGGCGGTCGCCGCCGTCGCGCTCAACGCCGAGGCCAACGGGGTACGCGTCGACGCGGAGCTGGGCGACGTCCTCGACGACCCGGACGCCGGTACGGCCGAGGTTCTGCTCGCCGGGGACGTCTTCTACAGCGAGGCGATGGCCAACCGGATGCTGCGCTTCCTGCTCCGCGCCACCCGGGCCGGGACGCGGGTGCTGGTCGGCGACCCCGGCCGTGCCTTCCTCCCCCGGGACCGCTTCACCGAACTGGCCGGATACGACGTGCCGGTGCCTCCGGCGCTGGAGAGCGTCCGGGTCCGGCACACCACCGTCTGGGAACTGCGACCCGGCCGCCCCCGTGCCGATGGTTGA
- a CDS encoding cytochrome P450 gives MVDRSDVLFRGWGPVLDGEAPDTVTVADHLGVPHLLVTRHALVRQVLADPVTWRPDNALDAVTPVPVAALRVLAGHRFRLPPTLANNSGPSHPGIRALVAEALHPERVAAQRPWLTGLVDARVGRLAAGLTAGATVDLYAGLAADLPLLVLARLVELPDAPVEAVKEFARAALELFWAPLDEARQLALAVEVGRFHRVLREFAATGGGLAARLRAEGHSADVVVGTLFFLLVAGQETTSQFLTLLLHRLTGEAAVLAGLRAGTVPVADVVEEGLRLEPPIVTWRRVAAADTTLGGTPVRRGTSVVLWLARAGRDPAVVAEPGHFRPGQRGSRRHLAFGAGAHRCVGAHLARMEAAVVVARTAELLAGVEVVRPPWCPDNLTFRMPDTFLVRSRKP, from the coding sequence ATGGTTGACCGGTCCGACGTGCTGTTCCGTGGCTGGGGCCCGGTCCTGGACGGCGAAGCGCCCGACACGGTGACCGTCGCCGACCACCTCGGGGTCCCGCACCTGCTGGTGACCCGGCATGCCCTGGTCCGGCAGGTGCTCGCCGACCCGGTCACCTGGCGGCCGGACAACGCGCTGGACGCGGTCACCCCGGTCCCGGTGGCCGCGCTGCGGGTCCTCGCCGGGCACCGGTTCCGGCTGCCGCCGACCCTGGCCAACAACTCCGGTCCGAGCCACCCCGGGATCCGGGCGCTGGTCGCCGAGGCGCTGCACCCGGAACGGGTCGCCGCCCAGCGGCCCTGGCTGACCGGGCTGGTCGACGCGCGGGTCGGCCGGCTGGCCGCCGGCCTGACCGCCGGGGCGACCGTCGACCTGTACGCCGGGCTCGCCGCCGACCTGCCGCTGCTGGTGCTGGCCCGCCTGGTCGAGCTGCCGGACGCGCCGGTCGAGGCGGTCAAGGAGTTCGCCCGCGCCGCGCTGGAACTCTTCTGGGCACCGCTGGACGAGGCCCGGCAGCTCGCCCTCGCCGTCGAGGTGGGCCGCTTCCACCGGGTGCTGCGGGAGTTCGCCGCCACCGGCGGTGGGCTGGCCGCCCGGCTGCGGGCCGAGGGACACTCCGCCGACGTGGTCGTCGGCACGCTCTTCTTCCTGCTGGTGGCGGGGCAGGAGACCACCTCCCAGTTCCTCACCCTGCTGCTGCACCGACTCACCGGCGAAGCGGCGGTGCTGGCCGGGCTGCGCGCCGGCACGGTGCCGGTGGCCGACGTGGTGGAGGAGGGACTGCGGCTGGAGCCGCCGATCGTCACCTGGCGGCGGGTCGCGGCGGCGGACACCACGCTGGGCGGGACGCCGGTGCGACGGGGCACCAGTGTCGTGCTCTGGCTGGCCCGGGCCGGACGGGACCCGGCCGTGGTCGCCGAGCCGGGGCACTTCCGACCGGGTCAGCGCGGCTCCCGCCGCCACCTGGCGTTCGGCGCGGGTGCGCACCGCTGCGTCGGGGCGCACCTGGCCCGGATGGAGGCGGCCGTGGTGGTGGCCCGTACGGCGGAGCTCCTGGCCGGCGTCGAGGTGGTCCGGCCGCCGTGGTGCCCGGACAACCTCACCTTCCGGATGCCGGACACCTTCCTGGTACGCAGCCGGAAGCCCTGA
- the bioD gene encoding dethiobiotin synthase, with protein MLVTGTDTGVGKTVVTAAVTAAAQAAGLRVSVVKPGQTGAATGEPSDVDSVTRLAAPLTGRTLASFPDPLAPLTAARVAELEPLELYTVVDAVREEVDKHDLVLVEGAGGLLVPMGLRPSGEAWTVADLAVALGAPAVVVARAGLGTLNHTALTLEALERRAVPAGVVIGAWPAEPELVHWANLGELVPKLLGALPTGAGAMDPGVFRRSAPGWLTPALYGVLDDWRAWAEET; from the coding sequence GTGCTGGTCACCGGCACCGACACCGGCGTCGGCAAAACCGTGGTGACCGCGGCCGTGACCGCCGCCGCGCAGGCGGCCGGGCTACGGGTCTCCGTGGTCAAGCCCGGCCAGACCGGTGCGGCCACCGGCGAGCCCTCCGACGTCGACAGCGTGACCCGGCTGGCCGCCCCGCTGACCGGCCGGACGCTGGCCAGCTTCCCCGATCCGCTCGCCCCGCTGACCGCCGCCCGGGTGGCCGAGCTGGAGCCGCTGGAGCTGTACACCGTGGTCGACGCGGTCCGCGAGGAGGTGGACAAGCACGACCTGGTGCTCGTCGAGGGGGCCGGCGGGCTGCTCGTCCCGATGGGGCTGCGCCCCTCCGGCGAGGCGTGGACGGTCGCCGACCTGGCCGTGGCGCTCGGCGCACCGGCGGTCGTGGTGGCCCGCGCCGGGCTGGGCACGCTGAACCACACCGCGCTCACCCTGGAGGCGCTGGAGCGCCGGGCGGTGCCGGCCGGGGTGGTGATCGGCGCCTGGCCGGCCGAGCCGGAACTGGTGCACTGGGCGAACCTCGGCGAGCTGGTGCCGAAGCTGCTCGGCGCGCTGCCGACCGGAGCCGGGGCGATGGATCCGGGGGTGTTCCGCCGGTCCGCCCCGGGCTGGCTCACCCCGGCGCTGTACGGGGTGCTCGACGACTGGCGGGCCTGGGCCGAGGAGACCTGA
- a CDS encoding 8-amino-7-oxononanoate synthase: MADWLAALERRAELRAKAGLTRRLRPRGADDATVDLAGNDYLGLATHPEVTAAAAVALRAYGLGATGSRLVRGSTDVHLELEDTLAAWLGAEGALVFSSGYLANLGALRALVQPRTLLVSDAHNHASLIDGCRISGAETVVTPHADVSAVQAALAAAPGRPAVVVTESVFSVDGDLAPLARLHEVARRYGALLLVDEAHALGVTGPAGAGAVVAAGLAGAPDVVVTATLSKSLGGVGGVVAAPAPFVRHLVETGRTFIFDTALPPAVAAGVRAAVGLARTRDDLRAELADRAAVTVRRLRAAGLTVSSPAAGVVSVTAPGAEAATTWAEECREQGVAVGCFRPPSTPDPRSRLRLTLNAGVPRVDFERALDVVVACAPEGARGPRAGVVA, from the coding sequence GTGGCGGACTGGCTGGCGGCGCTCGAACGCCGTGCCGAGCTGCGGGCGAAGGCGGGGCTGACCCGGCGGCTGCGGCCCCGGGGCGCGGACGACGCCACGGTCGACCTGGCCGGCAACGACTACCTCGGGCTCGCCACCCATCCCGAGGTCACCGCTGCCGCGGCGGTCGCGCTGCGCGCGTACGGGCTGGGCGCCACCGGGTCCCGGCTGGTACGCGGCTCCACGGACGTGCACCTCGAGCTGGAGGACACCCTCGCCGCCTGGCTCGGTGCGGAAGGGGCGCTGGTCTTCTCCTCCGGCTACCTGGCCAACCTCGGCGCGCTGCGGGCCCTCGTCCAGCCCCGTACCCTGCTCGTCTCGGACGCGCACAACCACGCCTCCCTGATCGACGGTTGTCGCATCTCCGGGGCGGAGACCGTGGTCACCCCGCACGCCGACGTGTCCGCCGTGCAGGCCGCGCTCGCCGCCGCCCCCGGCCGGCCGGCCGTGGTGGTCACCGAGTCGGTCTTCTCCGTCGACGGGGACCTCGCCCCGCTGGCCCGGCTGCACGAGGTGGCCCGCCGGTACGGTGCGCTGCTGCTGGTCGACGAGGCGCACGCGCTCGGGGTGACCGGACCGGCCGGTGCCGGTGCGGTGGTCGCCGCCGGACTCGCCGGAGCGCCGGACGTGGTGGTCACCGCCACCCTCTCGAAGTCCCTCGGTGGCGTGGGCGGGGTGGTGGCCGCTCCGGCACCGTTCGTCCGGCACCTGGTGGAGACCGGCCGGACCTTCATCTTCGACACGGCGCTCCCGCCGGCCGTCGCCGCCGGGGTACGGGCCGCCGTCGGTCTCGCCCGCACCCGTGACGACCTGCGTGCCGAGCTCGCCGACCGGGCTGCGGTGACGGTACGCCGGCTGCGGGCCGCCGGCTTGACCGTCTCCTCGCCCGCCGCCGGGGTGGTGTCGGTGACCGCCCCCGGCGCGGAGGCCGCCACGACGTGGGCCGAGGAGTGCCGGGAGCAGGGGGTGGCGGTCGGCTGCTTCCGTCCGCCCTCCACCCCCGACCCGCGGTCGCGGCTGCGGCTGACCCTCAACGCCGGGGTGCCCCGGGTCGACTTCGAGCGGGCGCTGGACGTCGTCGTGGCGTGCGCGCCGGAGGGGGCGCGGGGGCCGCGGGCCGGGGTGGTCGCGTGA
- the bioB gene encoding biotin synthase BioB, with protein MPEILDQARTQVLEQGVGLDEAGVLAVLNLPDEHLTAALQLAHEVRMRWCGPEVEVEGIVSLKTGGCPEDCHFCSQSGLFASPVRSVWLDIPSLVEAAKQTAATGATEFCIVAAVRGPDAKLMKQMREGVAAIRAAVDIQVAASLGMLTQEQVDELVDMGVHRYNHNLETCRSYFPNVVTTHSWEERWETLRMVRESGMEVCCGGILGLGETVEQRAEFAAQLAELDPHEVPLNFLNPRPGTPLGDRPVVEGKDALRAIAAFRLAMPRTILRYAGGRELTLGDLGTRDGLLGGINAVIVGNYLTTLGRPATDDLKLLEDLKMPVKALSATL; from the coding sequence ATGCCAGAGATCCTCGACCAGGCCCGGACCCAGGTGCTGGAGCAGGGCGTCGGCCTCGACGAGGCCGGTGTCCTCGCCGTGCTCAACCTGCCCGACGAGCACCTGACCGCCGCGCTCCAACTCGCCCACGAGGTACGGATGCGCTGGTGCGGCCCGGAGGTCGAGGTGGAGGGCATCGTCTCGCTGAAGACCGGCGGCTGCCCGGAGGACTGCCACTTCTGCTCGCAGTCCGGCCTGTTCGCGTCCCCGGTCCGCTCGGTCTGGCTGGACATCCCGTCCCTGGTCGAGGCGGCGAAGCAGACCGCGGCCACCGGGGCGACCGAGTTCTGCATCGTGGCGGCCGTGCGGGGCCCGGACGCGAAGCTGATGAAGCAGATGCGCGAGGGCGTCGCGGCGATCCGGGCGGCGGTCGACATCCAGGTCGCCGCGTCGCTGGGCATGCTCACCCAGGAGCAGGTCGACGAGCTGGTCGACATGGGCGTGCACCGGTACAACCACAACCTGGAGACCTGCCGCTCCTACTTCCCGAACGTGGTCACCACGCACTCCTGGGAGGAGCGCTGGGAGACGCTGCGGATGGTCCGCGAGTCCGGCATGGAGGTGTGCTGCGGCGGCATCCTCGGCCTCGGCGAGACGGTCGAGCAGCGGGCCGAGTTCGCCGCGCAGCTCGCCGAACTGGACCCGCACGAGGTCCCGCTGAACTTCCTCAACCCCCGGCCGGGCACCCCGCTGGGCGACCGTCCGGTGGTCGAGGGCAAGGACGCGCTGCGCGCCATCGCCGCGTTCCGGCTGGCCATGCCGCGCACCATCCTCCGGTACGCGGGCGGGCGTGAGCTCACCCTCGGCGACCTGGGCACCCGCGACGGCCTACTCGGCGGCATCAACGCGGTGATCGTCGGCAACTACCTGACCACCCTGGGCCGGCCGGCGACCGACGACCTCAAGCTGCTCGAGGACCTGAAGATGCCGGTCAAGGCGCTCTCCGCGACGCTGTGA
- a CDS encoding aldehyde dehydrogenase family protein has product MALRLADGTAWAETLSRAVEAAPEAFDPAGPDGTTTLRNLIEGDWAPAGTPSPVRTPIDNTVLVNLPRLDAATARAAVVSAAAAHRDWAETPLAERKARVNDALAALRDHRDLLALLLVWEIGKPWRLACADVDRALDGVRWYVDEIDRMLADGREPLPGPVSNIASWNYPMSVLVHAELVQLLAGNAVIAKTPSQGGAVCLTVAHALMHRAGLPTTLVSGGGEELSEVLVRAPEIGAVAFVGGRSNGGKVAAALLDSDKRHFIEQEGLNAWGIWNFSQWDMLAAHLKKGFEYGKQRCTAYPRFVVQRDLVDEFLDMYLPVVRSVRFGHPLAVGDDWSAGDPLPELDFGPLISATKADELRRKVDEAVRGGAVPLYRGKLDGAPFLTGQDTSAYVAPSVLLAPPGRSRLMHAEPFGPVDTIVVVDTTDELLAAMNASNGALVASLACDDEEEAAKLAVDLQAFKVGINKPRSRGDRDEPFGGRGASWKGAFVGGELLVQAVTVGRSRLFGNFPDYNSYPAT; this is encoded by the coding sequence ATGGCTCTACGACTCGCCGACGGCACCGCCTGGGCCGAGACCCTGTCCCGTGCGGTCGAGGCCGCCCCCGAGGCGTTCGACCCCGCCGGCCCCGACGGCACCACCACCCTGCGCAACCTCATCGAAGGAGACTGGGCCCCGGCCGGCACGCCCAGCCCCGTCCGCACCCCGATCGACAACACCGTCCTGGTCAACCTGCCCCGGCTGGACGCCGCCACGGCCCGCGCCGCCGTGGTCTCCGCCGCCGCCGCGCACCGCGACTGGGCCGAGACCCCGCTCGCCGAGCGGAAGGCCCGGGTGAACGACGCACTCGCCGCGCTGCGCGACCACCGCGACCTGCTGGCCCTCCTGCTGGTCTGGGAGATCGGCAAGCCCTGGCGGCTGGCCTGCGCCGACGTGGACCGGGCGCTCGACGGCGTCCGGTGGTACGTCGACGAGATCGACCGCATGCTCGCCGACGGGCGCGAGCCGCTCCCCGGCCCGGTCAGCAACATCGCCAGCTGGAACTACCCGATGAGCGTGCTGGTCCACGCCGAACTGGTCCAGCTCCTCGCCGGCAACGCGGTCATCGCCAAGACCCCCTCGCAGGGCGGGGCGGTCTGCCTGACCGTCGCCCACGCGCTGATGCACCGGGCCGGCCTGCCCACCACCCTCGTCTCCGGGGGCGGCGAGGAACTGTCCGAGGTGCTCGTCCGCGCCCCGGAGATCGGTGCGGTCGCCTTCGTCGGCGGACGGTCCAACGGCGGGAAGGTCGCCGCCGCGCTCCTCGACTCCGACAAGCGCCACTTCATCGAGCAGGAGGGGCTCAACGCCTGGGGCATCTGGAACTTCTCGCAGTGGGACATGCTCGCCGCGCACCTGAAGAAGGGCTTCGAGTACGGCAAGCAGCGCTGCACCGCGTACCCGCGCTTCGTCGTGCAGCGGGACCTGGTCGACGAGTTCCTCGACATGTACCTGCCGGTGGTCCGTTCGGTGCGCTTCGGCCACCCGCTCGCCGTCGGCGACGACTGGTCCGCCGGTGACCCCCTGCCCGAGCTGGACTTCGGCCCGCTGATCAGCGCCACCAAGGCCGACGAGCTGCGCCGCAAGGTCGACGAGGCGGTACGCGGCGGCGCCGTCCCGCTCTACCGGGGCAAGCTCGACGGCGCACCGTTCCTGACCGGACAGGACACGTCGGCGTACGTGGCCCCGTCGGTGCTGCTCGCCCCGCCCGGCCGCTCCCGGCTGATGCACGCCGAGCCGTTCGGCCCGGTCGACACGATCGTGGTCGTGGACACCACCGACGAGCTGCTCGCCGCGATGAACGCCTCCAACGGCGCGCTGGTCGCCAGCCTCGCCTGCGACGACGAGGAGGAAGCGGCGAAGCTGGCGGTGGACCTCCAGGCGTTCAAGGTCGGCATCAACAAGCCGCGCTCCCGGGGGGACCGGGACGAGCCGTTCGGCGGCCGGGGCGCCTCCTGGAAGGGCGCGTTCGTCGGCGGTGAGCTGCTGGTGCAGGCGGTCACGGTCGGCCGCAGCCGGCTCTTCGGCAACTTCCCCGACTACAACAGCTACCCGGCCACCTGA
- a CDS encoding GNAT family N-acetyltransferase → MTLWRIRATVDDRPGYLSVLTASLALRGVNILALQVHTTEAGAVDDFLVDAPDTLGEADLFAAVEKGRGRNCWIARSEARGLVDQPTRVLGLATRLVRDPDATGEALRALLGAETVTWRPVPAAGSGAAGAGGGPVAGVEGTRMCLGDAAGGWFDLSRTAPDFTPAEYARAQALVELATTVARRAAEQVTLVLPDGTELGVRPAGPDDLPAVGRLHERCSARSLHGRYLSGAGSPSPERLRRLLDPTRGTTLVATETDAAGSAESVVAMANLLGEGDQAEAALLVADDRQRRGLGGALLRRLVTHADRAGYAALELYVHTGNAPMLRILHRLDRPMHLERDGSVLTATLPLTGRHCPTQV, encoded by the coding sequence GTGACCCTCTGGCGGATCCGGGCCACGGTGGACGACCGGCCCGGCTACCTGTCGGTGCTCACCGCCAGCCTCGCGCTGCGGGGGGTGAACATCCTCGCCCTCCAGGTGCACACCACCGAGGCCGGGGCGGTCGACGACTTCCTCGTCGACGCGCCGGACACCCTCGGTGAGGCCGACCTGTTCGCCGCCGTCGAGAAGGGGCGGGGCCGGAACTGCTGGATCGCCCGTAGCGAGGCGCGCGGCCTGGTCGACCAGCCCACCCGGGTGCTCGGGCTGGCGACCCGGCTGGTCCGCGACCCGGACGCGACCGGCGAGGCGCTGCGCGCCCTGCTCGGCGCGGAGACGGTGACCTGGCGGCCGGTGCCCGCCGCCGGCAGCGGAGCCGCCGGCGCCGGTGGTGGCCCGGTGGCCGGTGTCGAGGGCACCCGGATGTGTCTCGGTGACGCCGCCGGTGGCTGGTTCGACCTGTCCCGGACCGCGCCGGACTTCACTCCGGCGGAGTACGCGCGGGCGCAGGCGCTGGTCGAACTGGCGACCACCGTCGCGCGCCGGGCCGCCGAGCAGGTCACCCTGGTCCTGCCGGACGGCACCGAGCTGGGGGTACGCCCGGCCGGGCCGGACGACCTCCCCGCCGTCGGGCGGCTGCACGAGCGGTGCTCGGCGCGGAGCCTGCACGGCCGCTACCTGAGTGGGGCGGGCAGCCCGTCGCCGGAGCGGTTGCGGCGGCTGCTCGACCCGACGCGGGGAACGACCCTGGTCGCCACCGAGACCGACGCCGCCGGTTCGGCGGAGTCGGTGGTCGCGATGGCGAACCTGCTCGGCGAGGGGGACCAGGCCGAGGCGGCGCTGCTGGTCGCCGACGACCGGCAGCGCCGTGGCCTCGGTGGCGCACTGCTGCGCCGGCTGGTCACCCACGCCGACCGGGCCGGGTACGCGGCGCTGGAGCTGTACGTGCACACCGGGAACGCCCCGATGCTGCGGATCCTGCACCGGCTCGACCGTCCGATGCACCTGGAGCGGGACGGGTCGGTGCTCACCGCCACGCTCCCGCTCACTGGCCGCCACTGCCCGACCCAGGTCTAG
- a CDS encoding amino acid-binding protein has product MLLRVRVTLPDRPGTLGQVARTLGVSGADIVQVVVLERLGGRAVDDFTVVWPGAGRLERLMAGLAAIPGVQVDGVWRAIGAPTATGQDAELLAQVAANPADGLATLVDAVPGLLAADWAVAATVPVDWASSGGGVATVGYASWRTPVAPILPEVTPLRSRAMTAPDGGHYAVAPFGRAGLVLVVARGAAETLSPAAFHRTEVDRLSQLVRASAVILGDRLDLVGAASAPAPGGRS; this is encoded by the coding sequence ATGCTGCTGAGAGTTCGGGTGACCCTGCCGGATCGACCCGGCACGCTCGGCCAGGTGGCCCGCACCCTGGGGGTCTCCGGCGCCGACATCGTCCAGGTGGTGGTGCTGGAACGGCTCGGTGGCCGCGCGGTCGACGACTTCACCGTGGTCTGGCCGGGCGCCGGGCGGCTGGAGCGGCTGATGGCCGGTCTGGCCGCGATCCCCGGTGTGCAGGTGGACGGGGTGTGGCGGGCGATCGGCGCGCCGACCGCCACCGGGCAGGACGCCGAGCTGCTGGCCCAGGTCGCCGCGAACCCGGCCGACGGGCTCGCCACCCTGGTCGACGCGGTGCCCGGCCTGCTGGCGGCGGACTGGGCGGTGGCCGCGACGGTGCCGGTCGACTGGGCGTCCTCCGGCGGCGGTGTGGCCACGGTCGGCTACGCGAGCTGGCGTACCCCGGTCGCGCCGATCCTGCCGGAGGTGACCCCGCTGCGCTCCCGCGCCATGACCGCGCCCGACGGCGGCCACTACGCCGTCGCGCCGTTCGGGCGGGCCGGGCTGGTGCTGGTGGTGGCGCGAGGAGCTGCGGAGACGCTCTCCCCGGCCGCGTTCCACCGCACCGAGGTGGACCGGCTGTCCCAGCTGGTACGGGCCAGCGCGGTGATCCTCGGCGACCGGCTCGACCTGGTAGGCGCCGCGTCGGCTCCGGCACCCGGGGGACGGTCGTGA